The Natronosalvus halobius genomic interval CGGCAGGAGCGCCGATCGGGGCGTCTCCCTTCCTTGCGGGGGGCGTCCACTCGAGGTCGCTGTCGGCGACCGCGGGGACTGCCTCGTCGACGAACAGCGGGCGGTCTTCACGGGGCCAGCCGAGGCGGTCGAATACGTCGACAACCGGAGGGACGGCGACGCGAGCGGTGCGCAGCGCCTCGGAGTCGGTGAACACCTCCCGGGCGGGCCCCTGCCGGAACACCCGGCCGGCCCGCAACAGAACGACGTGATCGGCCAGTAGCGCCTCCTCAATCTCGTGGGTGACCAAGACAATCGTCTCCGGGCCCTCCCACCCGCCCGGTCCACTCTTCCCGTCGTGAGTGGCGAGAGAACGGATCACCTCCAGGGTGTCGCGGCTTCCGGCCGGATCGAGGTCGCTCGTCGGCTCGTCGAGCAGGAGCAACTCGGGCTGGTTGGCAACGACGCCCCCGAAGACGAGACGCTGTTTCTGTCCGCCAGAGAGAGCGTCCGGCGGCCGTCGGCGATCGAGTTCTTCGAGACCGACGGTCTCGAGGGCATGGGCGGTCCGCGGGCCAATTTCTTCGGGTGGAACCGCGAGGTTCTCGGGGCCGAAGGCAAGTTCACTATCGACGCTCGTCCCGAACAGTTGTGCCTCGTAATCCTGAAGGACCATACCGACGGTGGCGGCCATCTCGGGGACGCGTGCGGCGGTCGCATCCCGGCCAATCACTTCGACGTCGCCGGCGAATGAGCCAGTGATGAAGTTGGGGATGATCGCGTTGAACGTCCGCAACAGCGTCGATTTCCCCCCGCCGCTGGCGCCCATTACGACGGTGAACGTCCCCGTGGCGATTTCAAGGTCGAGCCCCCTCAGGACCGCCCCGTCCCGCTTGTCGGGGTCGTAGGCCGCGTCGTCGGTGAACGACTCGGCTGGTGGAAGTTCGAACTCCCGATCGTAAGAGAAGACCACCTCCTGGAGCGTGGCCGCCGTCGCGTCAGAGTCGGTGTCCATGATATCAGCTACAGGGTGGGTCAGTGACTAAAGTGACCCGGGTTAGCCTAGCAGCTTCGAGAGACGTTCGCCCGAAATTGCCGTCAGACCGAGCACGATCAGGAACGCAATCGCGCCGAGGGCGATCTGGAGGGTCGCCCCACCTTCGCCGAAGGTTTCGGCCTGATCAGCGGCGAACGGGACGTCCTGAAGCCCCAGCGAGATGGCGATCCCGACGGCTAACCAGGCGATCGCGACCAACAGGAGGCCGACAGCGGCGGTCTGAGCGCGTGTCGCCCCTGCCTCCGGAAGATCATCGGCGTGGAGGAGATCAGGGTACAACAGTCCCATCGACTTGATCCGCGGGTAAGTCAGATACAAAAGCGGCGGTCCGAGGATGAGTGCGGCGATCGTGTTGTTCAGGAAGATGATCGTCCCGAGCACCGAGAAGGGGAACAGTCCCAGCAGTTCGAGTCCCCAGGCGATGATTGCCGCACACACGGCGGAGGCGGCGACGGCGATCAGGACGAACTCGACGAACTGGCGGACAGGACGCTCACGGAAGTCGGGTTCGACGTTGCTCGAGAGCGGGCCAAGGTTCCCCCAGAGCTTGTAGCCGATCAGGCCGAAGAAGAAGTTCCCAACGAACCCGAACGCGCTGCCGGGGCCGAACTGTCCCGCGAAGATGTCGTTGATCAGATTACCAATGGCCGACCCCCACGCGGCCGCTGGGCCGAACATAAGTCCGAAGATCACTGGAATAACGTTTCCTGGCCGGACGGCCGTTATGCCGGGGATGATGACGAACCCGGCGAAGGGAATCAACAGTGCAACGTACACCGCCGCGACGACCGCGACGAGCATGATCATCCGCGTATCCCGCCACATCGTGACAAGCTCTCGCATTGGAGTACATGCCGCACACCCACTACTTAACAGTAGCTAATTGAAAATCGTGACTACCCCCACGACTGAAGTCGTGGGCTTTCTCCTCGAATCTGTGAAACTGGCGTACAGC includes:
- a CDS encoding QueT transporter family protein, which produces MRELVTMWRDTRMIMLVAVVAAVYVALLIPFAGFVIIPGITAVRPGNVIPVIFGLMFGPAAAWGSAIGNLINDIFAGQFGPGSAFGFVGNFFFGLIGYKLWGNLGPLSSNVEPDFRERPVRQFVEFVLIAVAASAVCAAIIAWGLELLGLFPFSVLGTIIFLNNTIAALILGPPLLYLTYPRIKSMGLLYPDLLHADDLPEAGATRAQTAAVGLLLVAIAWLAVGIAISLGLQDVPFAADQAETFGEGGATLQIALGAIAFLIVLGLTAISGERLSKLLG
- a CDS encoding ABC transporter ATP-binding protein, whose amino-acid sequence is MDTDSDATAATLQEVVFSYDREFELPPAESFTDDAAYDPDKRDGAVLRGLDLEIATGTFTVVMGASGGGKSTLLRTFNAIIPNFITGSFAGDVEVIGRDATAARVPEMAATVGMVLQDYEAQLFGTSVDSELAFGPENLAVPPEEIGPRTAHALETVGLEELDRRRPPDALSGGQKQRLVFGGVVANQPELLLLDEPTSDLDPAGSRDTLEVIRSLATHDGKSGPGGWEGPETIVLVTHEIEEALLADHVVLLRAGRVFRQGPAREVFTDSEALRTARVAVPPVVDVFDRLGWPREDRPLFVDEAVPAVADSDLEWTPPARKGDAPIGAPAGTGTDPGDVVFDLEGVVHEYETDRETIRAVDDVDLTIHDREVVAIVGHNGSGKTTLAKHLNGLLTPDVGSARWRGLEVGDRSMSEIGRSIGYVFQNPDHQIFADTVADEVAFGPENFGMTGEELEAAVSEALATVELDGLEEADPFTLSKGQRQRVALASILATDPEVIVFDEPTTGLDATQRARFMDLVARLNREQGLTVVMVTHSMHTVARYAPRTVVMADGEKVFDGTTRELFADESLLGRWELEPPQSVALSNRLARQSGQSDALPALSVAEVVDGLGGEETGEPRVARRSEPPLGEDLGGEES